A stretch of the Theileria equi strain WA chromosome 1, complete sequence genome encodes the following:
- a CDS encoding signal peptide-containing protein (encoded by transcript BEWA_028220A): protein MNVFSILLVTYLLGLCHCKNSRLPTNRPVIEVLDDYTEDEIVNYYPIRETRRSESSGQRQVWDLSNGTAYEELNAKTHSRRGSTILDFESLDEDEFNFFYYDFAGNSMKLVVPKKNNTVIRRPTPRAEVNGSLAVIEEKIKNLVVISNWESDFGLDVSTTNATECTIFQVELVGITTKHFFPKPNHVAREVKDGNKELWKFKNALGGFDGHNYCNYCLIYKRGNINLLEVAVTENNSRGKKYFEKVGGTWNMVNRDVFLNKLKEMKGVSGLAFLDPSTASSKTSKESR, encoded by the exons atgaatgtcttttccattctcctGGTAACCTATCTACTGGGACTCTGCCATTGCAAAAACTCCAGACTTCCCACCAACAGACCAGTTATTGAGGTTCTAGACGACTATACAGAGGATGAAATTGTCAACTACTATCCCATAAGAGAAACAAGGAGAAGTGAATCAAGCGGCCAAAGACAGGTATGGGATTTGTCCAACGGAACTGCCTATGAAGAACTGAATGCCAAAACCCACTCTAGACGGGGTAGTACTATTCTAGATTTTGAAAGTCTAGATGAGGACGAGTTCAACTTCTTCTATTATGACTTTGCTGGTAATTCAATGAAGTTGGTGgttccaaagaagaacaaTACAGTTATAAG AAGGCCTACTCCAAGGGCGGAAGTAAATGGGAGTCTTGCAGTAATCGAGGAAAAGATTAAGAACTTAGTGGTTATTTCTAACTGGGAATCGGACTTTGGACTTGATGTTTCAACTACTAATGCTACAGAATGCACTATTTTCCAGGTAGAGTTAGTAGGCATTACCACTAAACATTTCTTTCCAAAGCCTAATCATGTAGCCAGGGAAGTtaaggatggtaataaGGAGCTATGGAAATTCAAAAATGCACTAGGAGGTTTTGATGGCCATAATTACTGTAACTATTGCCTTATTTATAAACGTGGGAACATAAATTTACTTGAGGTGGCAGTTACAGAGAATAATTCGAGGGGAAagaagtactttgaaaaggttggCGGAACATGGAATATGGTTAATAGGGATGtctttttaaataaacTAAAAGAGATGAAGGGAGTATCTGGATTAGCATTTCTTGATCCTTCTACCGCTTCATCTAAGACTTCTAAAGAGTCTAGATAG
- a CDS encoding hexose transporter, putative (encoded by transcript BEWA_028230A) has translation MPKNSQPQLLVGMTIASLLALSFGFATANLNICKDFMIVELEWCKGADTIECSKAAILGGIVNGAVFAGAALGSLLMGFIAKYGRRVNMTLISSLYIAGSTMIATAHCFNCLLIGRIACGVAIGLSGIVPMFITEICPSESRGFFGIIYPACITFGQFASCAFQLSHGYVLDAKSVDVTIPFLDKFLWRFCQMFPAFFSAIALVLLRLSFTMSTPHELVEKGKVEEAKVVIEKLHGPEKVDEVYEEIDRNLEVAKATPNISFIQAVKNKTYRVAIMHGIILAIFQHLTGIAILTSNTAKMFTVMLGRTYNAVVLSCSITLLNTLITIFQVPFLDKFGRRTFFLTSISIFTVFSTLPALSKLIDAKAAWSGWVSVAGAIGFVFGFALGMGGVFWVYIPEMYSPEYKNGAFSVTVFANWTTACLMLSTSDILLSWSEKFVYIMIFVFSVINFLHVYFFIKETKGLPIGKAYS, from the coding sequence ATGCCAAAGAACAGTCAGCCACAGTTGCTGGTTGGCATGACGATTGCGTCACTGTTAGCCCTGAGCTTCGGGTTCGCCACAGCCAATTTGAACATTTGCAAGGATTTTATGATTGTGGAGCTCGAGTGGTGTAAAGGCGCCGATACTATTGAATGCAGTAAAGCGGCAATACTTGGAGGTATTGTCAACGGGGCGGTCTTTGCTGGAGCAGCTTTGGGGTCACTTCTCATGGGATTCATTGCAAAGTATGGAAGGAGGGTGAACATGACTTTGATATCCTCCCTATACATTGCCGGTTCTACGATGATTGCCACTGCGCATTGTTTTAATTGTCTCTTAATTGGACGCATAGCCTGTGGCGTTGCCATTGGTTTGTCTGGCATCGTTCCAATGTTCATTACCGAGATTTGCCCCTCGGAGTCTAGAGGCTTCTTTGGCATAATTTACCCTGCATGCATCACATTTGGGCAATTTGCATCCTGCGCATTTCAACTCTCACATGGCTACGTTCTTGATGCCAAGAGTGTGGATGTTACGATCCCATTTCTTGACAAGTTTTTGTGGCGCTTCTGCCAAATGTTCCCCGCCTTCTTTTCAGCCATTGCGCTGGTACTCCTCAGGCTTTCATTCACCATGTCCACCCCTCACGAACTTGTGGAAAAGGGCAAAGTGGAGGAGGCTAAAGTCGTCATTGAGAAGCTCCATGGACCTGAAAAGGTGGATGAGGTCTACGAGGAGATCGATCGTAACCTCGAGGTTGCCAAGGCTACACCAAACATTTCATTTATTCAAGCGGTAAAAAACAAGACGTATAGAGTAGCCATCATGCATGGCATCATCTTGGCTATCTTCCAACATCTTACGGGCATTGCAATATTGACCTCAAATACCGCCAAGATGTTCACCGTTATGCTCGGTCGTACGTACAATGCGGTTGTACTGTCCTGCAGTATTACACTCCTTAATACCCTAATAACAATTTTTCAAGTCCCCTTTCTGGACAAGTTTGGGAGGAGGACATTTTTCCTCACCAGTATCTCTATCTTCACGGTATTCTCAACACTACCTGCACTCTCCAAGCTGATTGATGCAAAGGCTGCGTGGTCTGGGTGGGTCTCTGTTGCTGGAGCAATCGGTTTCGTCTTTGGGTTTGCATTGGGCATGGGGGGTGTATTTTGGGTTTACATACCAGAAATGTACTCCCCCGAGTACAAGAACGGAGCCTTTTCCGTCACAGTTTTTGCCAACTGGACTACTGCCTGCCTGATGCTTAGCACTTCCGACATCCTGCTCTCTTGGTCCGAgaagtttgtctatatcaTGATCTTTGTTTTTTCGGTCATTAACTTTTTACACGTTtactttttcatcaaagaAACCAAGGGGCTTCCCATTGGCAAGGCTTACAGCTGA
- a CDS encoding hypothetical protein (encoded by transcript BEWA_028240A) has translation MARSVSPMKMSESGPANRDARSRSSTSRSQVFHYAKCYNSLSRDLLGRFLKEWEEECGTAKEEATPWANGESPYCLTTFKNLCKSNTLLWDNESNSTTGK, from the coding sequence ATGGCCAGATCAGTGTCCCCTATGAAGATGTCTGAATCAGGTCCCGCGAATAGAGACGCCAGAAGCAGATCGAGTACGTCACGGTCTCAGGTTTTCCACTATGCAAAGTGCTACAACAGTCTGTCTCGAGATCTTCTTGGAAGATTCCTAAAAGAGtgggaagaagaatgtggGACTGCCAAGGAAGAGGCAACTCCTTGGGCAAATGGAGAGAGTCCATACTGTCTCACTACCTTTAAGAATCTTTGCAAGAGCAACACCCTTCTTTGGGACAATGAGTCGAACAGCACTACTGGTAAATGA